A genome region from Frankineae bacterium MT45 includes the following:
- a CDS encoding D-xylose transport system permease protein: MTDSEKDLLTSGSTNATAATPPTVAASDFANDVGAKNIGEAFRNYQQKVRGGDVGALPAVVGVLVLVAIFYTANNLFLSKANFANFLTQAAPYAILAMGTIFVLLLGEIDLSIGTASGVAAVTMALALNHKGDLNAALGTTTYVVFLAFFVLAAGIATFYRLWIPLAIILAGIICIVTKLDQYQLLAMFVAIAVGVSIGTTIGFLVAHIGIPSFIVTLALFLAFQGVLLKFIGASNAIPTRQFNLVNNIENGNMTIGLSWTLWAISMALYAAFTIGRSVSKRRAKLTGEPLDLVILRAVLITVTTGLAVYVLNQNRARSVFATLEGVPWVIPIVAVVFVLWTLVTTKTRYGRYIYATGGNTEAARRAGIDVRRIRLSVFIIASGMAGLAGIIGASKQGGVPSDFGAHTDQLYAVGAAVIGGTSLFGGRGKIRDGIIGALVIAMIPNGLGLKGLGPEYEYMITGGFLLLAASVDALSRRRATAAR, translated from the coding sequence ATGACTGATTCCGAAAAAGACCTCCTGACCTCCGGGTCCACCAACGCCACCGCAGCCACCCCGCCCACGGTCGCCGCTTCGGACTTTGCCAACGACGTCGGCGCGAAGAACATCGGCGAGGCGTTCCGTAACTATCAGCAGAAGGTGCGCGGCGGCGACGTCGGCGCACTGCCGGCCGTCGTCGGTGTGCTGGTGCTGGTCGCGATCTTCTACACGGCCAACAATCTCTTCCTCTCCAAGGCGAACTTCGCCAACTTCCTGACCCAGGCCGCGCCGTACGCGATCCTGGCCATGGGCACGATCTTCGTGCTGCTTCTCGGCGAGATCGACCTGTCGATCGGTACCGCTAGTGGTGTCGCGGCCGTGACGATGGCGCTGGCTCTCAATCACAAGGGCGACCTGAACGCCGCCCTCGGCACGACGACCTACGTCGTCTTCCTGGCCTTCTTCGTCCTGGCCGCCGGGATCGCCACCTTCTATCGGCTGTGGATTCCGTTGGCCATCATTCTGGCCGGCATCATCTGCATCGTCACCAAGCTGGATCAGTACCAGTTGCTCGCGATGTTCGTCGCGATCGCCGTCGGTGTCTCGATCGGCACGACCATCGGCTTCCTGGTGGCGCATATCGGAATCCCATCCTTCATCGTGACGCTGGCCCTCTTCCTGGCATTCCAGGGCGTGTTGCTGAAGTTCATCGGCGCCAGCAATGCGATCCCGACGCGGCAGTTCAACCTCGTGAACAACATCGAGAACGGCAACATGACCATCGGTCTGTCGTGGACGCTATGGGCCATCTCGATGGCGCTCTATGCCGCCTTCACGATCGGCCGCTCGGTGAGCAAGCGCAGGGCGAAGCTCACCGGTGAGCCACTGGATCTGGTGATCCTGCGCGCGGTGCTGATCACGGTGACGACCGGCCTGGCCGTCTACGTCCTGAACCAGAACCGGGCCCGCAGTGTCTTCGCCACCCTCGAGGGCGTGCCGTGGGTCATCCCGATCGTCGCGGTCGTCTTCGTCCTCTGGACGCTGGTCACGACAAAGACCCGCTACGGCCGCTACATCTATGCCACCGGTGGTAACACGGAGGCGGCCCGTCGGGCCGGTATCGACGTGCGGCGGATCCGCCTGTCGGTCTTCATCATCGCCTCCGGCATGGCCGGGCTGGCCGGCATCATCGGTGCGTCGAAGCAGGGTGGTGTTCCGTCGGACTTCGGCGCTCACACCGACCAGCTGTACGCGGTGGGCGCCGCCGTCATCGGTGGAACTTCGCTATTCGGTGGGCGAGGCAAGATCCGCGACGGCATCATCGGTGCGCTGGTCATCGCGATGATCCCCAACGGGCTCGGCCTGAAGGGTCTCGGCCCCGAGTACGAGTACATGATCACGGGTGGATTCCTGCTGCTCGCGGCCAGTGTCGACGCGCTGTCGCGCAGACGCGCCACAGCGGCTAGGTAG
- a CDS encoding monosaccharide ABC transporter ATP-binding protein, CUT2 family — protein MPDPILQLRGVNKSFGPVHVLHDVDFAVYPGEVTALIGDNGAGKSTLVKCIAGIYPVDNGEFLFEGKPVNIHGPRDASALGIEIVYQDLALCDNLDIVQNMFLGRELKTKFGSIDESTMEMQARETLASLSVRTVKSVRQLVASLSGGQRQTVAIAKAALWKSQVVFLDEPTAALGVAQTRQVLDLVRRLADSGVGVVLISHNMNDVMEVCDRADALFLGRIAAEVEIKNSSTSQLVELITSGRSGDLGLSAATANASM, from the coding sequence ATGCCTGATCCGATTCTGCAGTTGCGCGGAGTTAACAAGAGCTTTGGCCCGGTCCATGTGTTGCATGACGTGGACTTCGCCGTCTATCCGGGGGAGGTGACGGCCCTCATCGGTGACAACGGTGCCGGCAAGTCCACCCTGGTCAAGTGCATCGCGGGTATTTACCCGGTCGACAACGGGGAGTTCCTCTTCGAGGGGAAGCCGGTGAACATCCACGGCCCGCGTGACGCCTCGGCGTTGGGTATCGAGATCGTGTACCAGGACCTCGCCCTCTGCGACAACCTCGACATCGTGCAGAACATGTTCCTGGGTCGCGAGCTGAAGACCAAGTTCGGTTCGATCGACGAGTCCACCATGGAGATGCAGGCCCGCGAGACGCTGGCCAGCCTCTCGGTGCGCACCGTCAAGTCCGTCCGCCAGCTCGTCGCCAGCCTCTCCGGTGGGCAGCGGCAGACGGTAGCGATCGCCAAGGCCGCGCTCTGGAAATCACAGGTCGTCTTCCTGGATGAGCCGACCGCAGCCCTCGGTGTCGCCCAGACGCGCCAGGTGCTCGACCTCGTCCGGCGCCTTGCCGACTCCGGCGTCGGGGTTGTGCTCATCTCGCACAACATGAACGACGTCATGGAGGTCTGTGACCGGGCCGACGCCTTGTTCCTCGGCCGGATCGCGGCGGAGGTGGAGATCAAGAACAGTTCGACGAGTCAGCTGGTCGAGCTCATCACCTCCGGGCGCTCCGGAGACCTCGGCCTCTCTGCGGCCACCGCAAACGCGAGCATGTGA
- a CDS encoding monosaccharide ABC transporter substrate-binding protein, CUT2 family, whose product MRKSVIGLVTGGLAVALVLTGCSSSKKSSSSSTGSASSSGSTVKGKVGVILPDTQSSARWESFDKPLLTKAFATAGVQADIQNALGDKSKMITIAQSMITEGVSVLAIVNLDSTTGAQIEATAKAAGVKTIDYDRLTLGGTADYYVSFDNVKVGELQGQGLVSCIKAKNIPKAKVIELNGSPTDNNATLFAQGYNSVLDPLYANGTLVKAGNQSVPNWDNAQAGTIFEQLLTAAGGKVDGVLAANDGLGNAAITVLKKNHLQVPVTGQDATVQGLQNILAGDQCMTVYKPIADEANALAALAISLLKGETGKTTGTVHDATGNRDVPSVLLTPVAVNISNISKPVSDGFVKASDLCTPAYAAACTKAGIS is encoded by the coding sequence ATGCGCAAGAGCGTCATTGGCCTCGTCACTGGTGGTCTGGCCGTAGCACTCGTGCTCACCGGATGCAGCAGCAGCAAGAAGTCGAGTTCGAGCAGTACAGGTTCAGCCTCCTCGTCGGGAAGCACCGTCAAGGGCAAGGTCGGCGTGATCCTGCCGGACACGCAGTCCTCGGCTCGCTGGGAGAGCTTCGACAAGCCGCTGCTGACGAAGGCCTTTGCGACCGCCGGCGTCCAGGCTGACATTCAGAACGCACTCGGTGACAAGAGCAAGATGATCACCATCGCCCAGTCGATGATCACCGAGGGCGTCTCCGTCCTCGCGATCGTCAACCTGGACAGCACCACCGGCGCGCAGATCGAGGCGACGGCCAAGGCGGCTGGCGTCAAGACGATCGACTACGACCGACTGACCCTCGGTGGTACGGCCGACTACTACGTCTCCTTCGACAACGTGAAGGTCGGCGAGCTGCAGGGCCAGGGTCTGGTCTCCTGCATCAAGGCCAAGAACATCCCCAAGGCGAAGGTCATCGAGCTCAACGGCTCGCCGACGGACAACAACGCGACGCTCTTCGCGCAGGGCTACAACTCGGTCCTCGACCCGCTGTACGCGAACGGCACCCTCGTGAAGGCCGGCAACCAGAGCGTTCCGAACTGGGACAACGCGCAGGCCGGCACCATCTTCGAGCAGCTGCTCACCGCTGCCGGCGGCAAGGTTGACGGCGTTCTCGCCGCCAACGACGGCCTCGGCAACGCCGCGATCACCGTGCTCAAGAAGAACCACCTGCAGGTTCCGGTCACCGGACAGGACGCCACCGTCCAGGGTCTGCAGAACATCCTCGCCGGCGACCAGTGCATGACGGTCTACAAGCCGATCGCGGATGAGGCCAACGCCCTCGCGGCCCTGGCGATCTCGCTCCTCAAGGGCGAGACCGGCAAGACCACGGGCACCGTCCACGACGCCACGGGCAACCGCGACGTCCCGTCGGTGCTGCTGACCCCGGTTGCGGTCAACATCTCCAACATCTCCAAGCCGGTCAGCGACGGGTTCGTCAAGGCCTCGGACCTGTGCACGCCGGCCTACGCCGCGGCTTGCACCAAGGCTGGAATCTCCTAA
- a CDS encoding xylose isomerase, with protein sequence MTQTPTKADKFSFGMWTVGWRAQDPFGDATRPALDPVESVHRLAELGAWGITFHDNDLIPFDATAAERDRLIARFKDALNETGLQTPMLTTNLFTHPVFKDGGFTSNDRSVRRFALRKVIRNIDLAAELGAKTYVFWGGREGAEYDGAKDVGAALDRYREGIDLLASYVKERNYDLRFALEPKPNEPRGDILLPTVGHALAFIAELEHGDMVGVNPEVGHEQMAGLNFSAGIAQALWSKKLFHIDLNGQRGIKFDQDLVFGHGDLINAFFLVDLLENGAVDGGPTYDGPRHFDYKPSRTEDITGVWDSAAANMSMYLMLKQRAAAYRADPEVIEAREQAGVSTLSTPTLNPGETLADLLSDTGAFEDFDATKAAERGFGFVRLHQLAMEHILGERN encoded by the coding sequence ATGACGCAGACCCCCACCAAGGCCGACAAGTTCAGTTTCGGAATGTGGACGGTCGGGTGGCGAGCGCAGGATCCGTTCGGAGACGCGACCCGCCCCGCCCTTGACCCCGTCGAGTCGGTTCACCGGCTGGCCGAACTCGGCGCCTGGGGCATCACCTTCCACGACAACGACCTGATTCCCTTCGACGCCACCGCGGCGGAGCGGGACCGGCTGATCGCCCGCTTCAAGGACGCTCTCAACGAGACCGGCCTGCAGACGCCGATGCTCACCACCAACCTCTTCACCCACCCGGTCTTCAAGGACGGCGGCTTCACCAGCAACGATCGATCGGTGCGCCGATTCGCGCTGCGCAAGGTGATCCGCAATATCGATCTGGCCGCCGAACTAGGCGCAAAAACCTACGTGTTCTGGGGCGGCCGCGAGGGCGCCGAGTACGACGGCGCCAAGGACGTCGGCGCCGCACTGGACCGCTATCGCGAGGGGATCGACCTGCTCGCCTCCTACGTGAAGGAGCGCAACTACGACCTGCGCTTCGCGCTGGAGCCGAAGCCGAACGAGCCCCGCGGCGACATCCTGCTGCCGACGGTCGGGCACGCCCTCGCCTTCATCGCCGAGCTCGAACACGGTGACATGGTCGGGGTCAACCCCGAGGTCGGGCACGAGCAGATGGCCGGGCTGAACTTCTCGGCCGGCATCGCGCAGGCGCTCTGGTCGAAGAAGCTCTTCCACATCGACCTCAATGGCCAGCGGGGCATCAAGTTCGACCAGGACCTGGTCTTCGGTCACGGCGACCTGATCAACGCGTTTTTCCTGGTCGATCTCCTCGAGAACGGAGCCGTCGACGGCGGCCCGACCTACGACGGCCCGCGTCACTTCGACTACAAGCCCTCGCGCACCGAGGACATCACCGGCGTCTGGGACTCGGCCGCGGCCAACATGAGCATGTACCTGATGCTCAAGCAGCGTGCCGCCGCCTACCGGGCCGACCCGGAGGTGATCGAGGCGCGTGAGCAGGCGGGTGTGAGCACGCTCAGCACCCCGACCCTCAACCCGGGCGAGACGCTCGCGGATCTCCTCTCCGACACCGGCGCGTTCGAAGACTTCGACGCCACCAAGGCCGCCGAGCGGGGCTTCGGTTTCGTCCGCCTGCACCAGTTGGCGATGGAGCACATCCTCGGAGAGCGCAACTAG
- a CDS encoding xylulokinase — MELVAGVDSSTQSCKVVIRDAASGELLREGRAAHPDGTAIDPEHWWVALQMAITDAGGLQDVAAVSVGGQQHGMVCLDSSGEVIRDALLWNDTRSSGAALDLIGELGGARAWAEAVGSVPVASYTVTKLRWLQDHEPANAARTAAVCLPHDWLTWRLAGSPGLEALTTDRGDASGTGYWSPASGEYRHDIVDLALGHDVRLPRVLGPAESAGQLAPALSGAAPALLGPGSGDNAAAALGLGAVEGDVIISIGTSGVVCAVSSTPVADASGTVSGFASATGSFLPLIATLNAARVLDATAELLGVDHEELSRLALSAEPGAGGLTMIPYLEGERTPNRPDSTGALHGMRMANMTPANLARAAVEGLLCGLADGMDALVSQGVQIDRAILIGGGAKSEAVCRIAPSIFGRPVMVPAPGEYVADGAARQAAWVLNRSRDESAAPPSWVRAGSRTFEGEASKQVRDRYAEVRDLTANR; from the coding sequence ATGGAGTTGGTCGCCGGCGTCGACTCCTCGACGCAGTCGTGCAAGGTCGTGATCCGCGACGCCGCCAGCGGCGAGCTGCTCCGGGAGGGGCGGGCCGCCCATCCGGACGGCACGGCCATCGACCCCGAGCACTGGTGGGTGGCGCTGCAGATGGCGATCACCGACGCCGGCGGTCTGCAGGACGTAGCCGCGGTCTCGGTCGGCGGCCAGCAGCACGGGATGGTCTGCCTTGACTCCAGCGGCGAGGTGATCCGCGACGCCCTGCTCTGGAACGACACCCGATCCTCGGGCGCGGCGCTGGACCTCATCGGCGAACTAGGCGGGGCGCGGGCCTGGGCCGAGGCGGTCGGCTCAGTTCCGGTCGCCTCGTACACGGTCACCAAGCTGCGCTGGCTGCAGGACCACGAACCGGCGAACGCGGCCCGCACCGCCGCCGTCTGCCTCCCCCACGACTGGCTCACCTGGCGACTGGCCGGGAGTCCGGGCCTGGAGGCGCTCACCACCGACCGCGGTGACGCCAGCGGCACCGGGTATTGGTCGCCGGCTAGCGGCGAGTACCGCCACGACATCGTCGACCTGGCCCTCGGGCACGACGTGCGACTGCCCCGGGTGTTGGGACCGGCCGAATCGGCCGGCCAGTTGGCACCGGCACTGAGCGGCGCCGCTCCCGCCCTGCTCGGGCCGGGCAGCGGTGACAATGCCGCCGCCGCGCTCGGCCTCGGCGCGGTGGAGGGGGACGTCATCATCTCCATCGGCACCTCCGGCGTCGTCTGCGCGGTGAGCTCGACCCCGGTGGCCGACGCCAGTGGCACGGTCTCGGGTTTCGCCTCGGCAACCGGCAGCTTCCTACCCCTGATCGCCACCCTGAACGCGGCCCGGGTGCTGGATGCCACGGCGGAACTGCTCGGGGTCGATCACGAGGAGCTCTCCCGTCTCGCCCTCAGCGCCGAGCCCGGCGCCGGCGGACTCACCATGATTCCTTACCTGGAGGGCGAGCGGACGCCCAACCGCCCCGACTCCACCGGCGCCCTGCACGGCATGCGGATGGCCAACATGACGCCGGCCAACCTGGCCCGGGCCGCCGTCGAGGGGCTGCTCTGCGGCCTGGCCGACGGCATGGATGCCCTGGTTTCACAGGGTGTTCAGATCGACCGGGCCATCCTCATCGGCGGCGGCGCGAAGTCGGAGGCGGTCTGCCGGATCGCTCCCAGCATCTTCGGCCGGCCGGTGATGGTGCCGGCCCCGGGCGAGTACGTAGCCGACGGCGCGGCCCGGCAGGCGGCCTGGGTGCTGAACCGCAGCCGCGACGAATCCGCCGCACCGCCGTCCTGGGTGCGGGCCGGATCCCGGACATTTGAAGGAGAAGCGAGCAAGCAGGTGCGTGATCGCTACGCCGAGGTGCGCGACCTCACCGCGAATCGTTGA
- a CDS encoding Sugar kinase of the NBD/HSP70 family, may contain an N-terminal HTH domain: MTAPAGQHTIREHNLALVMRSIADGPRRSRAQLAEATGLTRATISGLVDELITSDLLIELEPDRSSRGRPGSPITLNPNGPAGLGIEVNVDYTSACVVDLTGEVRSQRTELLDNRKVSPEQGMRHAVTLANEVRDEVGKLGIAGATVALPGLVDSDGLLRRAPNLPRWQDLDVAGEFSQLLGLDVQVDNEANLAALAELWYGEPRDDFVLVSADIGIGAGIVLNRRLYRGVRGRAGELGHVVVDPAGPPCGCGSNGCLEQLAGQEALLRAAGVTVGDIGTSVADPHGAAEELSLRARSGDGRTLKALTDAGSALGVALAGMVNLLDIPAIILGGIYADLGDWLMPTIEAELRRRVLASNSHVELSLATLGSGAAVRGSAGSVVAGLIAKPH; this comes from the coding sequence ATGACCGCACCAGCCGGACAGCACACCATCCGTGAGCACAACCTGGCTCTGGTCATGCGCAGCATCGCCGACGGACCGCGCCGCTCACGGGCCCAACTGGCGGAGGCCACCGGACTGACCCGGGCCACCATCTCAGGGCTGGTGGACGAGCTGATCACCAGCGATTTACTGATCGAACTCGAACCGGACCGGAGTTCGCGCGGGCGCCCCGGCAGCCCGATCACGCTCAACCCGAACGGGCCGGCCGGGCTCGGCATCGAGGTGAACGTCGACTACACCAGTGCCTGCGTGGTTGACCTCACCGGCGAGGTCCGCTCGCAGCGCACCGAACTGTTGGACAACCGGAAGGTCAGCCCCGAGCAGGGAATGCGCCACGCCGTCACGCTGGCCAACGAAGTGCGGGACGAGGTCGGCAAGCTCGGGATCGCCGGCGCGACCGTCGCACTCCCCGGACTGGTCGACTCTGACGGCCTGCTGAGGCGTGCACCCAACCTGCCGCGCTGGCAGGACCTCGACGTGGCCGGTGAGTTCAGCCAGCTCCTCGGCCTCGATGTGCAGGTCGACAACGAGGCGAACCTGGCCGCCCTGGCCGAGCTCTGGTACGGCGAACCCCGCGATGACTTCGTCCTCGTGTCGGCCGACATCGGCATCGGCGCCGGAATCGTGCTGAACCGCCGTCTTTATAGAGGTGTTCGCGGTCGGGCCGGCGAGCTGGGGCACGTCGTGGTGGATCCGGCCGGGCCGCCCTGCGGCTGCGGTTCCAACGGCTGCCTCGAGCAGTTGGCCGGGCAGGAAGCGTTGCTCCGCGCGGCGGGGGTGACGGTCGGTGACATCGGAACCTCGGTCGCCGACCCGCACGGCGCCGCGGAGGAACTGAGCCTGCGGGCCCGCAGCGGTGACGGGCGCACCCTGAAGGCGCTGACCGACGCCGGCTCCGCCCTAGGCGTGGCGCTGGCCGGAATGGTGAATCTGCTGGACATTCCGGCGATCATCCTCGGCGGCATCTACGCCGACCTCGGCGATTGGCTGATGCCGACCATCGAGGCGGAGCTGCGTCGCCGGGTACTCGCCTCGAACTCGCACGTCGAGCTGAGCCTGGCCACCCTCGGCTCCGGTGCGGCCGTACGGGGCAGCGCCGGCAGCGTGGTCGCCGGGTTGATAGCCAAGCCCCACTGA
- a CDS encoding FtsX-like permease family protein yields the protein MTTASQQWRLIPRIARSVVIGRGTRMIAPLLLFAVPAILIFVATFVVSGLGTNPEVTANHRMGSAQAIVSGLDAKVGVEEAEGSRRSGSEIADLTASLATPVEVESYLIGRANVYVGSLRRNVEVMTGNWSLPVFRSFDTLQRGSWPVKAGDAAISAALASRYKWVVGSTVRLESVHQPQRIVGIFLDQSRFAAERIILPRSIRLITTSLDANTVYQTNYLVSGSAATVEQLAREAIEVGVGVQTRKALVESADARIFRTNFMVVLIPGMVLVATLTSMATVVRVRRSSRQFAILLAIGVRGSTIVWSARAAALSASFWGATLGVVLASALSWTVASSIRGIAGHQLNADPASLSVACVTVFLVTAVAVLAAWIPARVARRGVASFDGRPPTPSAGAWPSIVGAAMLFGGALAGVRIGGAGSWLALGVAGVGGIVLVLALLRALSAAADRVGGHRTRIALRQLVRDRTRPVIAMAVALLAMGAASAELVYYDTKLAGAELSNVGTVHPGFAELPLRRVDSSAELTRSVVAAAGPDAKVAQISTLLAGPNPPQNLLSGLRWQAQDVSGSSASIDVVSDRAGFEAVAGRPPTAREWQAISAGTAVVLKDSVRAGGLTAVPQTLGGTSAAPVRAIPLAAIARDGSVDEAHIDAQVVVPQSFGLVNHIPTRIDAYFAWIPGRIDPGLGDRIGGVAEAHGIAADEVLFPVVALLPFPLDWRLVVLASCCLVVVGTSLAVLALSEDARPFFQSMFALGVSGRSQRAILARQALVLSLVGTALGFGLGICLGLRLARTEGVDFMLTIPYQRLTLLALLAAAASTVIAALKPPARSISELAA from the coding sequence GTGACCACCGCTAGCCAACAGTGGCGCCTTATCCCACGCATTGCGCGGTCGGTGGTCATCGGCCGCGGCACTCGAATGATCGCACCACTTCTGTTGTTCGCGGTTCCGGCAATCCTGATTTTCGTCGCGACCTTCGTTGTCTCCGGGCTCGGCACCAACCCCGAGGTAACTGCGAATCACAGGATGGGCTCTGCGCAGGCGATCGTCAGCGGACTCGATGCGAAGGTCGGAGTAGAAGAGGCTGAGGGTAGCCGACGGTCTGGATCTGAGATCGCGGATCTTACGGCGTCTCTAGCTACGCCGGTCGAAGTCGAGTCATATCTCATTGGCCGGGCTAACGTCTACGTGGGTAGTCTGCGTCGGAACGTGGAAGTGATGACCGGCAACTGGTCATTGCCGGTCTTCAGATCTTTCGACACGTTGCAGCGAGGTAGTTGGCCCGTTAAGGCGGGCGACGCCGCGATTTCGGCTGCCCTCGCGAGTCGGTACAAGTGGGTTGTCGGATCGACGGTCAGGTTGGAGAGTGTGCACCAGCCGCAACGCATCGTCGGCATATTTCTGGACCAGTCGCGCTTCGCGGCCGAGCGAATCATCTTGCCGAGGAGCATTCGGCTGATAACAACATCTCTGGACGCCAACACTGTTTATCAGACCAACTATCTCGTTAGCGGGTCGGCCGCTACGGTTGAGCAGCTTGCACGCGAGGCGATCGAGGTTGGTGTCGGGGTACAGACCCGCAAGGCACTCGTCGAATCGGCCGATGCCAGGATCTTTCGCACCAATTTCATGGTGGTACTAATTCCGGGCATGGTCCTGGTGGCGACACTTACATCCATGGCGACCGTAGTACGGGTAAGGCGAAGTTCTCGTCAATTCGCGATCTTGCTTGCTATCGGCGTTCGTGGCTCTACGATCGTTTGGTCAGCTCGTGCCGCAGCGCTGTCTGCGAGCTTCTGGGGTGCGACCTTGGGGGTTGTTCTGGCATCTGCACTCTCTTGGACGGTCGCTTCGTCTATTCGCGGTATCGCCGGGCATCAGTTGAACGCTGATCCAGCATCCCTTTCGGTTGCCTGCGTCACGGTATTTCTTGTAACCGCAGTAGCGGTCTTAGCTGCATGGATACCCGCGCGTGTCGCACGACGGGGTGTGGCGTCGTTCGACGGACGGCCACCGACTCCGTCAGCTGGCGCTTGGCCGAGCATCGTCGGCGCGGCGATGCTGTTCGGTGGCGCTCTGGCTGGCGTAAGAATCGGCGGTGCTGGATCCTGGCTTGCCCTTGGAGTGGCCGGTGTCGGTGGCATTGTGTTGGTATTGGCCCTGCTGCGTGCTCTCTCCGCAGCCGCCGACCGGGTCGGCGGCCACCGGACGAGGATCGCCTTGAGGCAACTGGTTCGTGACCGCACGCGCCCGGTGATCGCGATGGCCGTGGCGCTGCTTGCTATGGGTGCCGCCAGCGCAGAGCTCGTGTACTACGACACGAAACTCGCTGGTGCTGAACTCTCAAATGTCGGCACCGTGCATCCAGGGTTCGCCGAGCTTCCTCTTCGACGCGTCGACAGCTCTGCGGAACTGACGCGGTCCGTTGTTGCGGCCGCCGGACCAGACGCCAAGGTAGCCCAGATCTCCACCCTGTTGGCTGGCCCGAATCCTCCACAGAATCTGCTTAGCGGGCTTCGCTGGCAGGCGCAGGACGTGTCGGGATCCTCTGCATCGATCGATGTCGTTAGCGATCGGGCCGGATTTGAGGCGGTCGCCGGCCGTCCTCCCACGGCTCGAGAGTGGCAGGCTATCTCCGCCGGCACCGCGGTCGTCCTCAAGGACTCGGTCCGCGCAGGCGGATTGACCGCCGTCCCGCAGACCCTTGGAGGCACCAGCGCCGCGCCCGTTCGAGCCATTCCGCTGGCCGCGATCGCTCGGGACGGATCAGTCGATGAGGCTCACATAGACGCTCAGGTGGTGGTGCCTCAGTCCTTTGGATTGGTCAATCACATCCCGACCCGGATTGATGCCTATTTCGCCTGGATCCCTGGACGAATTGACCCCGGTCTTGGGGATCGGATCGGAGGCGTGGCCGAAGCCCATGGCATTGCCGCTGACGAGGTCCTGTTTCCTGTCGTAGCACTGCTGCCGTTCCCGCTCGATTGGCGACTGGTCGTTCTGGCGTCCTGCTGCCTGGTGGTAGTCGGGACAAGTCTTGCCGTGTTGGCGCTCTCCGAGGATGCACGACCGTTCTTCCAGAGCATGTTTGCTCTCGGGGTCTCCGGACGTAGCCAACGCGCGATCCTTGCCCGACAGGCTCTTGTTCTCAGTCTCGTCGGTACGGCGCTCGGATTCGGGTTAGGGATCTGTTTGGGCCTTCGACTGGCGCGAACTGAGGGGGTTGACTTCATGCTGACGATTCCCTACCAGCGGTTGACGCTTCTTGCCCTGTTGGCGGCGGCAGCGTCCACAGTCATTGCGGCCCTAAAGCCTCCCGCTCGCTCTATCAGCGAGTTGGCCGCCTAG
- a CDS encoding putative ABC transport system ATP-binding protein (manually curated), producing the protein MLVAPREPDWPVVRVRGATRVFRDGQSDVSALRGIDLDLAAGEFVAVVGSSGSGKSTLLNILSGIDSATSGLVEVLGMDLARHSANDLANLRLHKIGFVFQNINLLPDLTILENVALPLEAAGATRKVAALAAAEKLEVVGILSLGNRYPGQVSGGERQRAAIARAVVGERRLLLADEPTGALDSANTEVVIQVLRDVCELGIATLVCTHNDVVAIAADRRLRLVDGAFEGELTRRRRSDHR; encoded by the coding sequence GTGCTAGTCGCACCACGGGAGCCGGATTGGCCCGTGGTTCGAGTACGAGGCGCGACTCGCGTTTTCCGCGATGGACAGTCCGATGTCTCTGCCTTGCGGGGTATAGACCTTGATCTCGCGGCAGGCGAATTCGTAGCGGTCGTCGGGTCGAGTGGGTCGGGAAAGTCGACACTGCTCAACATCCTGTCTGGCATCGACTCCGCGACGTCGGGACTGGTCGAGGTCCTCGGAATGGACCTGGCCCGGCACTCGGCAAATGATCTGGCGAACCTGCGTCTTCACAAGATCGGCTTTGTTTTTCAGAACATCAATCTGCTGCCAGATCTGACGATTCTCGAGAACGTAGCGTTACCGCTGGAGGCGGCAGGGGCGACCCGCAAGGTGGCGGCTCTCGCCGCGGCAGAGAAACTCGAAGTAGTCGGAATTCTGAGCTTGGGCAACCGCTACCCGGGACAGGTCAGCGGCGGGGAGCGCCAGCGTGCGGCTATCGCGCGTGCGGTTGTCGGAGAGCGGCGCTTGTTGCTCGCGGATGAGCCAACGGGCGCGCTCGACTCGGCGAACACAGAGGTGGTCATCCAGGTACTTCGTGACGTCTGCGAGTTGGGTATCGCGACGCTGGTCTGCACGCACAACGATGTGGTAGCCATAGCTGCGGATCGGCGGCTCCGTCTCGTCGACGGAGCGTTTGAGGGTGAGCTCACACGGAGGCGCCGCAGTGACCACCGCTAG